In the genome of Desulfuromonas sp. DDH964, one region contains:
- a CDS encoding acetyl-CoA hydrolase/transferase C-terminal domain-containing protein, with amino-acid sequence MADYGTLKDRVRCKSLLNKVMTPEETVPFFKSGMNLGWSGFTPAGYPKVVPIALADHVEKNNLQGKMKFNLFIGASVGAETEDRWATLDMIDRRWPYQTGKNIAKGINEGRIRMGDKHLSLFAQDLGYGFYTKDSPTGKLDLAIIEVSAITEDGGLVPTSSCGVIPEILMVCDKVIVEVNTGQPSFEGIHDLVSCNNPPNRQILGITKAGERIGSTSIPCDPSKIIAVVESKLRDKGRAFTDMDATSEAIAANIIDFFSNEVKAGRLPKNLLPLQSGVGSIANAVVGGLAKGPFYNLSVYTEVLQDTMLDLFDSGRLDSASSCSLSLSENPGFPRFFENWDKYFSKITLRPLSISNAPEPIRRLGCIAMNTPVEIDMYAHANSTLVGGTRMINGLGGSGDFLRNGFLKIMHTPSSRPSKTDPTGISCVVPHCSHIDHTEHDLDCVVTEQGLADCRGLAPKDRAKLIIEKCAHPDYKDQLNEYLAIASKDCLSRGVGHEPQLWDRAFKMHLNLERNGTMKLKNWDVKVDLCE; translated from the coding sequence ATGGCCGATTACGGTACCCTGAAAGATCGCGTTCGCTGCAAGTCCCTGCTCAACAAGGTGATGACCCCCGAGGAGACGGTCCCCTTCTTCAAGTCCGGCATGAACCTCGGCTGGTCCGGCTTCACCCCCGCCGGGTACCCCAAGGTGGTGCCCATCGCCCTGGCCGACCACGTCGAGAAGAACAACCTGCAGGGGAAGATGAAGTTCAATCTCTTCATCGGCGCCTCGGTTGGCGCCGAGACCGAAGACCGCTGGGCAACCCTCGACATGATCGACCGCCGCTGGCCCTACCAGACCGGCAAGAACATCGCCAAGGGGATCAACGAGGGGCGCATCCGCATGGGTGACAAGCACCTCTCCCTCTTTGCCCAGGATCTCGGCTACGGCTTCTACACCAAGGACTCCCCTACCGGAAAGCTCGACCTCGCCATCATCGAAGTCTCGGCGATCACCGAAGACGGCGGCCTGGTGCCGACCAGCTCCTGCGGCGTCATTCCGGAAATCCTGATGGTCTGCGACAAGGTCATCGTCGAGGTCAACACCGGACAGCCCTCCTTCGAAGGGATCCATGACCTGGTTTCCTGCAACAACCCGCCGAATCGCCAGATCCTCGGCATCACCAAGGCCGGCGAGCGCATCGGCTCCACCTCGATCCCCTGCGACCCGAGCAAGATCATCGCCGTCGTCGAATCGAAGCTGCGCGACAAGGGGCGCGCCTTCACCGACATGGATGCGACCTCGGAAGCGATCGCCGCCAACATCATCGACTTCTTCTCCAACGAAGTGAAGGCCGGGCGCCTGCCGAAAAACCTGCTGCCGCTGCAGTCGGGCGTCGGCTCCATCGCCAACGCCGTCGTCGGCGGCCTCGCCAAGGGTCCCTTCTACAACCTCAGCGTCTACACCGAGGTGCTGCAGGACACCATGCTCGACCTCTTCGACTCCGGTCGTCTCGACAGCGCTTCCTCCTGCTCCCTCTCCCTCTCCGAGAACCCGGGCTTTCCGCGCTTCTTCGAGAACTGGGACAAGTACTTCAGCAAGATCACCCTGCGCCCCCTGTCGATCTCCAACGCGCCGGAGCCGATCCGCCGTCTCGGGTGTATCGCCATGAACACCCCGGTCGAGATCGACATGTACGCCCACGCCAACTCGACCCTGGTCGGCGGCACCCGCATGATCAACGGCCTCGGCGGTTCGGGCGACTTTTTGCGCAACGGCTTCCTGAAGATCATGCACACCCCGTCGAGCCGTCCGAGCAAAACCGACCCGACCGGCATCTCCTGCGTCGTGCCGCACTGCTCGCACATCGACCATACCGAGCATGACCTCGACTGCGTCGTCACAGAGCAGGGTCTCGCCGATTGCCGCGGTCTGGCACCGAAGGATCGCGCCAAGCTGATCATCGAGAAGTGCGCGCACCCGGACTACAAGGACCAGCTCAACGAGTACCTGGCGATTGCCAGCAAGGATTGCCTCTCCCGTGGCGTCGGCCACGAGCCGCAGCTGTGGGACCGCGCCTTCAAGATGCACCTCAATCTCGAGCGCAACGGCACCATGAAGCTGAAAAACTGGGACGTCAAAGTCGATCTCTGCGAATAG
- a CDS encoding sigma-54-dependent transcriptional regulator, protein MLFVEDQNLLRHALADLLAPHFGKLLLAANGREALEIFQRENPDLVLTDIIMPEMDGITLTEELSQLSPETPVIFYSAFSDVPNLLRGIELGVAGFVPKPCDDEKLLTTLQKAALPILQKRQLSELKEDLQLSLEQMLGKGSKLKAIAAQVRRIARSHYAVLIQGETGTGKSLLASMIHNLSSRSDKPFVTVQLGAIPESLVAAELFGHEKGAFTGAEKKREGRINAAQGGTLFLDDIDAAPPAIQAMLLQLVEEKSYHPLGSAHKAHADIRIIVASNKDLAAAAAAGTFRQDLYYRLATFMIEMPPLRAIPEDIPVLASKFLIEACHEIGRTPPEFSDDAMTALREHPWPGNIRELRNVIKNAAVMADDLISCAILQGISTKPDPGVKPAAVQEKGLDAFPEGLPLKMAEVEKWALKRALAAANGKKMVAAQLLDMNYYTFRRRLARYGIDEEAES, encoded by the coding sequence TTGCTGTTTGTTGAAGACCAGAATTTGCTGCGCCATGCCCTGGCAGACCTTCTGGCGCCCCATTTCGGCAAGCTGCTTCTGGCGGCTAACGGCCGCGAGGCCCTGGAGATTTTTCAGCGGGAAAACCCGGACCTGGTGCTGACCGACATCATCATGCCGGAAATGGATGGCATCACGCTGACCGAAGAACTCAGCCAACTCAGTCCTGAAACCCCCGTCATTTTCTACAGCGCCTTCTCCGATGTTCCTAATCTGCTGCGCGGGATCGAACTGGGCGTGGCAGGCTTTGTACCCAAACCCTGCGATGACGAAAAGCTGCTGACCACCCTTCAAAAAGCAGCCCTGCCAATACTGCAGAAACGGCAGCTGTCCGAACTCAAAGAAGATTTGCAGCTGTCGCTAGAACAGATGCTCGGCAAAGGGTCAAAGCTGAAAGCCATCGCCGCGCAGGTCCGCCGCATCGCCCGCAGCCATTACGCCGTCCTCATCCAGGGGGAAACCGGAACCGGGAAATCGCTACTGGCCTCGATGATTCACAATCTCAGCTCGCGTTCCGACAAACCCTTCGTTACCGTACAATTGGGGGCCATTCCCGAGTCCCTGGTCGCTGCTGAACTTTTCGGCCATGAAAAGGGTGCCTTCACCGGCGCTGAGAAAAAACGCGAGGGCCGCATCAACGCCGCCCAAGGGGGGACGCTCTTTCTCGATGATATCGATGCGGCCCCGCCGGCGATACAAGCCATGCTGCTTCAGCTGGTTGAGGAAAAAAGCTATCACCCCCTCGGCAGCGCCCACAAAGCCCACGCCGACATCCGCATCATTGTTGCCAGCAACAAGGACCTGGCAGCCGCAGCCGCGGCCGGGACTTTCCGCCAGGATCTTTATTACCGCCTTGCGACCTTCATGATCGAGATGCCCCCCTTGCGCGCCATTCCTGAGGATATCCCCGTGCTGGCATCAAAGTTCCTGATTGAGGCATGTCACGAAATCGGCAGAACCCCGCCGGAGTTTTCCGACGATGCCATGACCGCCTTGCGCGAACATCCCTGGCCGGGGAATATCCGGGAGCTGCGCAACGTCATCAAGAATGCTGCTGTCATGGCGGACGACCTGATCTCCTGCGCCATCTTGCAGGGGATTTCGACCAAGCCCGATCCGGGCGTCAAGCCGGCTGCGGTGCAGGAGAAAGGCCTCGACGCCTTCCCCGAAGGACTCCCACTTAAGATGGCGGAAGTGGAAAAGTGGGCGCTGAAGCGGGCCCTGGCGGCGGCCAATGGGAAAAAGATGGTGGCCGCGCAACTTCTGGACATGAATTACTACACCTTCCGGCGTCGCCTGGCACGTTACGGCATTGATGAGGAAGCTGAAAGTTGA
- a CDS encoding sigma-54 dependent transcriptional regulator, which yields MLEALRSVLLAESNQQDREELAGMIRKEIDCVVYEADNSAEALNILANETVCVLVIGILPPDQDETNLLKTVLRQYSQVLVIPVVPLGNQEAIVAALKVGCFTYLNHPYHFTEGVIAVARALYFYDLLIHQEKRGPKIRKTDGFYGMIGDSPKMHVVYQLIEKVAEDGLSTVLIQGESGTGKELVARAIHAHSRRRLKNFVPVNCAAIPEDLLESELFGHHKGAFTGAIQSKIGRIQYAEGGTLFLDEIGDMSPSLQAKLLRVVQEKSFVPIGGLEQVPVDVRIIAATHRDLEAMVADGDFREDLFYRLSVVPLSLPPLRERREDIPLLVEKFVQIFNRNRPNRLQEIKPAALAALVEYPWPGNVRELENLVQRLVVLHGGRSIGVAELPDKYSPSRQSDSPPNTQTTTAVLAHPFGPEGVDFDALVQDFEDRLILHALQLSNGNKKEAARLLRLNRTTLLAKMNKKGLR from the coding sequence ATGCTCGAAGCGCTACGCAGTGTGCTGCTGGCCGAAAGTAACCAGCAGGACCGCGAAGAACTTGCCGGCATGATCCGCAAGGAGATCGACTGCGTCGTCTACGAAGCGGACAATTCGGCCGAGGCGCTTAACATTCTCGCCAATGAAACCGTCTGCGTCCTTGTCATCGGCATTCTCCCCCCGGACCAGGATGAGACGAACCTCCTGAAAACCGTGCTCAGGCAGTATTCCCAAGTGCTTGTCATTCCGGTGGTTCCCCTGGGAAACCAGGAGGCCATCGTCGCGGCGCTCAAGGTTGGCTGCTTTACCTACCTAAATCATCCTTACCACTTCACCGAGGGGGTCATTGCCGTCGCCAGGGCCCTCTACTTCTACGATCTGCTGATTCACCAGGAAAAGCGCGGCCCAAAAATCCGTAAAACCGACGGCTTCTACGGTATGATCGGAGACTCGCCAAAAATGCACGTTGTCTACCAACTGATCGAAAAGGTTGCCGAGGACGGGCTCAGCACTGTCCTGATCCAGGGGGAAAGCGGCACCGGCAAGGAGTTGGTGGCACGAGCGATCCACGCTCATAGCCGGCGCCGATTGAAAAATTTTGTCCCTGTCAATTGCGCCGCCATCCCCGAGGATCTTTTGGAGAGCGAGCTCTTCGGCCACCACAAAGGAGCCTTTACCGGCGCGATTCAATCGAAAATCGGGCGAATCCAGTATGCAGAAGGAGGCACTCTCTTTCTCGACGAAATTGGCGACATGTCCCCCTCCCTGCAGGCCAAGTTGCTGCGGGTGGTGCAGGAGAAATCGTTCGTCCCAATCGGCGGTCTGGAACAGGTGCCGGTCGATGTACGCATCATCGCAGCCACCCATCGCGACCTGGAAGCAATGGTCGCGGATGGAGACTTTCGCGAGGATCTCTTCTACCGACTGAGCGTCGTCCCCCTTTCGCTCCCGCCCTTGCGCGAACGCCGGGAGGACATTCCCCTGCTGGTGGAAAAATTCGTCCAGATATTTAATCGGAATCGTCCGAACCGCTTGCAAGAAATCAAACCTGCGGCCCTCGCGGCGCTGGTCGAATATCCCTGGCCGGGAAATGTCCGCGAGTTGGAAAATCTGGTTCAGCGCCTGGTCGTGCTGCATGGAGGGCGATCTATCGGCGTTGCCGAGCTTCCCGACAAGTACTCCCCGTCCCGGCAATCAGACTCCCCGCCCAATACGCAGACAACGACAGCGGTTCTGGCCCACCCCTTCGGTCCCGAGGGAGTCGATTTTGACGCCTTGGTCCAGGACTTCGAGGACCGCCTTATCCTGCACGCCCTCCAGCTCAGCAATGGCAACAAGAAAGAGGCGGCGCGGTTGCTCCGGTTGAACCGGACGACCCTGCTGGCCAAGATGAACAAAAAAGGGTTGCGGTAA
- a CDS encoding spore coat protein U domain-containing protein: MKTMKLAALALALTGIFAAGNAMAASQNATVDVSATVLATCKVNSGGALDFGTLDPVNDTGTKSATATSPSITCTSGASFTVGDNSDTYLLTDGTNSFSYSMTFPASGSGTGTAQALAITGSVAATDYASAPAGAYTDTVTLTITY, from the coding sequence ATGAAAACGATGAAACTGGCAGCATTGGCTCTGGCCCTCACCGGGATTTTCGCGGCGGGGAATGCAATGGCGGCAAGCCAGAACGCTACCGTTGACGTTAGCGCGACGGTTTTGGCAACCTGCAAGGTCAACAGCGGCGGCGCTCTGGATTTCGGCACCCTCGATCCGGTCAACGACACTGGCACCAAGAGCGCCACGGCCACCAGCCCTTCGATCACCTGCACCAGTGGCGCCTCCTTCACCGTGGGCGACAACAGCGACACCTACCTGCTCACCGACGGCACCAACAGCTTCTCCTACAGCATGACCTTCCCGGCTAGCGGCTCCGGCACCGGTACTGCCCAGGCCCTTGCCATCACGGGTTCGGTTGCCGCTACCGATTACGCTTCGGCGCCGGCCGGCGCCTACACCGACACCGTTACCCTTACCATTACCTATTGA
- a CDS encoding spore coat protein U domain-containing protein, which yields MVTLRLKKLLLFGLATALLFAPGSLAWAAPVTVAISATILSKSNCQFQTTNAALNFGTLDPTNPVNKTVNAIPPVTYTCRGSAPVATFLISDDDGLYELGPNGNRMRHATALTAFLPYSLSLSPATGSVAKNTTQTLTVTGTILGTDYQTAIAGSYSDQVTLTITP from the coding sequence ATGGTGACGCTGCGACTCAAAAAACTGCTGCTCTTTGGCCTCGCGACAGCGCTGCTGTTTGCTCCCGGCAGCCTTGCCTGGGCTGCCCCCGTCACCGTCGCCATCTCCGCTACCATCCTCTCCAAAAGCAACTGCCAGTTCCAAACGACCAACGCCGCCCTGAACTTCGGCACCCTTGACCCCACCAACCCGGTGAACAAAACGGTCAACGCCATCCCTCCCGTCACTTACACCTGCCGCGGCAGTGCGCCCGTGGCGACTTTTCTTATCAGCGACGACGACGGTCTCTACGAACTCGGGCCTAACGGCAACCGGATGCGGCACGCCACCGCCCTGACTGCCTTTTTGCCCTATAGCCTGTCCCTGAGCCCGGCAACCGGCAGTGTCGCCAAAAACACTACCCAGACACTGACCGTCACCGGCACCATTTTGGGAACAGACTACCAGACCGCTATTGCCGGGAGCTATTCGGACCAGGTAACCCTGACCATCACCCCGTAG
- a CDS encoding fimbrial biogenesis chaperone: MQKQAGWGRFASMKPSFLDHVRSGKPQLCIILGMVLLFVSQAFCGEWRVIPIRLDFDQRTRSGVITVTNDGEQKISFDISALAWTQDAEGKDQYAATDEVIFFPKLLTIGAHEERVIRVGIKAPAILQEKTYRLFIREQAAPQDAKGSTVAIAIQFAVPIFSAPAKTIAEGKIVDKGIVNGLATILLKNTGNVHFRVTDVALSGKDVSGDELFSKDLPGWYLLPGTSHSYAAPIPKQDCERLRNLDILLTTDKFQLTDRIDVDSAMCTAN, translated from the coding sequence TTGCAAAAGCAGGCCGGATGGGGTAGATTCGCCAGCATGAAACCAAGCTTCCTCGACCATGTCCGCTCCGGCAAGCCCCAACTCTGCATCATCCTGGGGATGGTCCTGTTGTTTGTCTCGCAGGCCTTCTGTGGGGAGTGGCGGGTCATTCCCATCCGCCTCGATTTCGACCAGAGAACCCGCAGCGGCGTAATCACCGTCACGAACGACGGCGAGCAGAAAATCAGCTTCGATATCAGTGCCCTGGCCTGGACTCAGGACGCCGAAGGTAAGGACCAGTACGCGGCTACCGATGAGGTGATTTTCTTCCCCAAGCTCCTCACCATCGGCGCCCATGAAGAGCGGGTCATCCGGGTCGGCATCAAAGCGCCCGCCATCCTCCAGGAGAAGACATATCGTCTCTTCATCCGCGAGCAGGCGGCACCCCAAGATGCCAAAGGGTCAACCGTCGCTATCGCAATTCAATTCGCGGTGCCCATCTTCTCTGCACCGGCGAAAACCATTGCCGAAGGGAAGATCGTCGACAAAGGGATCGTTAATGGCCTGGCCACGATCTTACTGAAAAATACCGGGAACGTTCATTTTCGTGTCACGGATGTAGCGCTCTCCGGCAAAGACGTTTCTGGTGACGAATTATTTTCCAAGGATCTTCCCGGCTGGTATCTTTTGCCCGGAACCTCCCACAGCTACGCGGCCCCAATTCCCAAGCAGGACTGTGAACGGCTCCGGAATCTCGACATCCTCTTGACAACCGACAAGTTCCAACTCACCGACAGGATCGATGTCGATTCAGCCATGTGTACCGCGAATTAA